One Sandaracinaceae bacterium genomic region harbors:
- a CDS encoding Stp1/IreP family PP2C-type Ser/Thr phosphatase, protein MSGKKSKRPASHSGSSLTDAVVAALAEVDDQTEAGGEPAPAAEAGCAQTDQQAKGAAKQPPLVSEPPLASGAPEPATASPINGADGFRSGPGSFADLTRRWAGLPAATPAHGSNGGPSADASPPTPDEAAGSEAAGSQAAGSQAAEPPLVSEPPLPAEPAVVVASDADGDGEPAEPAAEEPDAAGADAPAADDPTATLEDATLEVSSSAEPGPIEVVYYGRTDVGLVREHNEDNFTVADLDAEVRDNETPRETVVGERGLIFAVCDGMGGAAAGEVASQMAVDTVHEVMSSATPGDRDDFARRLVRAIEEAGYRIFSAAKMDRTRRGMGTTATVAGLVDNVLFVGQVGDSRAYILRGDQFEMITKDQSLVNQLIEAGQLTEEEAEAFEHSNIILQALGTTEEVTVDLTFLEVRKGDRLMMCSDGLCGLVHADMMKEVLQGTRPQEEASQKLIQMANAGGGHDNITVIIADFDGDGLSEAESAKVLYQQYPLPPDESGRDPSMPPRETSMKAGATKPGADVKRNGDPNDVEVASPSSGGSKAWVLLLLVIVLLALIAGAWLAMRGLGTDGAADGDATPPEPIVEEPIGQEEVPVPLEDETLDEPTAEALPSETADQGSIAISTDLSAGTLYVNGQLHGPLEDGMELELPPGAYELEARDGEAQVARQTVTLEAGSAVDVDLSVPAGQLEVEGPADPPPETRRPEPNTQRPQRGSGRSGGRSGQRDGPLPSNPF, encoded by the coding sequence ATGAGCGGTAAGAAGTCCAAGCGTCCGGCCTCGCACTCGGGGTCCAGCCTCACCGACGCCGTCGTGGCGGCCCTCGCCGAGGTGGACGACCAGACCGAGGCGGGCGGCGAGCCGGCCCCCGCGGCCGAGGCCGGCTGCGCGCAGACCGACCAGCAGGCCAAGGGCGCGGCCAAGCAGCCGCCGTTGGTGAGCGAGCCGCCGCTCGCGTCGGGCGCGCCCGAACCGGCGACGGCCTCCCCCATCAACGGCGCCGACGGGTTCCGCAGCGGGCCCGGCTCGTTCGCCGACCTCACGCGGCGCTGGGCCGGCCTACCGGCGGCGACCCCGGCCCACGGGTCGAACGGCGGACCGAGCGCGGACGCCTCTCCCCCGACGCCGGACGAAGCGGCGGGCTCCGAAGCGGCGGGCTCCCAAGCGGCCGGCTCCCAAGCGGCCGAGCCGCCGCTGGTGTCCGAGCCGCCGCTGCCCGCGGAGCCGGCCGTCGTCGTCGCGTCGGACGCCGATGGCGACGGTGAGCCGGCCGAGCCGGCCGCGGAGGAGCCGGACGCGGCTGGCGCCGACGCGCCCGCCGCGGACGATCCCACCGCGACGCTCGAAGACGCGACCCTCGAGGTCTCGTCGAGCGCCGAGCCCGGACCGATCGAGGTCGTCTACTACGGCCGCACGGACGTCGGCCTCGTGCGCGAGCACAACGAGGACAACTTCACCGTCGCCGACCTCGACGCGGAGGTGCGCGACAACGAGACGCCGCGCGAGACCGTCGTGGGCGAGCGGGGCCTGATCTTCGCCGTGTGCGACGGAATGGGCGGCGCCGCCGCGGGCGAGGTCGCGAGCCAGATGGCCGTCGACACCGTGCACGAGGTGATGAGCAGCGCCACGCCGGGCGACCGCGACGACTTCGCGCGTCGCCTCGTCCGCGCGATCGAGGAGGCCGGCTACCGCATCTTCAGCGCGGCCAAGATGGACCGCACCCGGCGGGGCATGGGCACGACGGCCACCGTGGCCGGCCTCGTGGACAACGTGCTCTTCGTGGGGCAGGTGGGCGACAGCCGCGCCTACATCCTGCGCGGCGATCAGTTCGAGATGATCACCAAGGACCAGTCCCTGGTGAACCAGCTCATCGAGGCCGGTCAGCTCACGGAGGAAGAGGCGGAGGCCTTCGAGCACTCCAACATCATCCTCCAGGCGCTCGGCACCACCGAAGAGGTCACGGTCGACCTGACCTTCCTCGAGGTCCGCAAGGGCGACCGGCTGATGATGTGCTCGGACGGGCTCTGCGGGCTCGTGCACGCCGACATGATGAAGGAGGTGCTGCAAGGCACCCGGCCTCAAGAGGAGGCGTCGCAGAAGCTCATCCAGATGGCCAACGCCGGCGGCGGCCACGACAACATCACGGTCATCATCGCCGACTTCGACGGGGACGGGCTCTCCGAGGCCGAGTCGGCGAAGGTGCTCTACCAGCAGTATCCGCTCCCGCCCGACGAGTCGGGGCGCGATCCCTCGATGCCTCCGCGCGAGACGTCGATGAAGGCCGGGGCGACCAAGCCCGGCGCGGACGTCAAGCGCAACGGCGATCCGAACGACGTCGAGGTCGCCTCGCCCTCCTCTGGTGGGAGCAAGGCGTGGGTCCTGCTCTTGCTGGTCATCGTGCTCCTCGCGCTCATCGCGGGGGCGTGGCTGGCCATGAGGGGGCTCGGCACCGACGGCGCGGCCGACGGCGACGCGACGCCGCCCGAGCCCATCGTGGAGGAGCCCATCGGACAGGAAGAGGTCCCCGTCCCGCTGGAGGACGAGACCCTCGACGAGCCGACGGCCGAGGCGCTGCCGTCCGAGACGGCGGATCAGGGCTCCATCGCGATCTCGACCGATCTGTCTGCGGGCACCCTGTACGTGAACGGGCAGCTGCACGGGCCGCTCGAGGACGGCATGGAGCTGGAGCTGCCGCCGGGAGCGTATGAGCTCGAGGCGCGCGACGGGGAGGCCCAGGTCGCCCGCCAGACCGTGACGCTGGAGGCTGGCTCGGCCGTCGACGTCGACCTGAGCGTGCCGGCCGGTCAGCTCGAGGTGGAGGGTCCGGCCGATCCTCCGCCGGAGACGCGCCGACCGGAGCCCAACACCCAGCGGCCGCAGCGTGGGAGCGGACGCTCGGGCGGTCGCAGCGGTCAGCGCGACGGGCCTCTGCCCTCCAATCCCTTCTGA
- a CDS encoding FHA domain-containing protein, with the protein MVVCKNCGAQNPESSLYCQDCGSRMGDWKPAEGASRMATPPTGLSRDRGKSDQRPCPRCGATNATHMRFCNNCGFQLEAEAAASPPSAAAAPPAAAAGGKGTVCWRCYGVGDPGAEFCKFCGARYADAPAAQPDAPPAAPVAAAPVASAPVAAAPIASAPVAAAPAVQRAPSERPRPVATADGTAPLTLVSILKDGSDGRRYPIYGEVTDIGREEGQIILGDDPYLSPRHARVVQKAGQLLIRDLDSVNGVYVRIREPVDLSDGDMMLLGQQVLRFEVLAETELPLGPATQHGVMVFGTPEVQRIARLVQYTTEGVGRDVHYLYRDETVVGREQGDLVFTDDPFMSRRHAAITVDRASRRFVLRDLGSSNGTAVRFRGERALRPGDQFRVGRHLFRFESGGAA; encoded by the coding sequence ATGGTCGTCTGCAAGAACTGCGGCGCACAGAACCCCGAGTCGAGCCTGTATTGCCAGGACTGCGGCTCACGCATGGGGGACTGGAAACCGGCCGAGGGAGCGAGCCGCATGGCCACACCTCCCACGGGCCTGTCGCGCGATCGTGGCAAGAGTGATCAGCGGCCATGTCCGCGGTGCGGGGCGACGAACGCCACGCACATGCGCTTCTGCAACAACTGCGGGTTCCAGCTCGAGGCCGAGGCGGCGGCGTCGCCCCCGTCGGCCGCTGCGGCCCCACCCGCCGCCGCCGCCGGTGGCAAGGGCACCGTCTGTTGGCGTTGCTACGGCGTGGGCGATCCGGGCGCGGAGTTCTGCAAGTTCTGCGGAGCCCGCTACGCGGACGCGCCGGCCGCGCAGCCGGACGCGCCACCCGCGGCGCCCGTCGCTGCGGCGCCCGTCGCCTCGGCGCCCGTGGCCGCCGCGCCGATCGCCTCGGCGCCCGTGGCCGCCGCCCCGGCCGTGCAGCGCGCGCCGTCGGAGCGACCCCGCCCGGTCGCGACCGCGGACGGCACGGCGCCGCTCACCCTCGTCTCGATCCTCAAAGACGGCTCGGACGGGCGCCGCTACCCCATCTATGGCGAGGTCACGGACATCGGCCGCGAGGAGGGCCAGATCATCCTCGGCGACGATCCCTACCTCTCCCCGCGTCACGCCCGGGTCGTTCAGAAGGCCGGACAGCTGCTGATCCGCGACCTCGACAGCGTCAACGGGGTCTATGTCCGCATCCGGGAGCCCGTGGACCTGTCCGACGGTGATATGATGCTGCTCGGTCAGCAGGTCCTCCGGTTCGAGGTGCTGGCCGAGACGGAGCTACCCCTGGGTCCCGCGACACAACATGGAGTGATGGTCTTCGGTACCCCCGAGGTGCAGCGCATCGCGCGCCTGGTCCAGTACACGACGGAAGGGGTGGGCCGGGACGTGCATTACCTGTATCGTGACGAGACCGTGGTCGGCCGGGAACAGGGTGACCTGGTCTTCACGGATGACCCCTTCATGTCTCGACGACACGCCGCGATCACCGTCGATCGAGCGAGCCGCCGCTTCGTGCTCCGCGACCTCGGCTCGTCCAACGGGACCGCGGTGCGATTCCGGGGCGAGCGCGCCCTCCGCCCCGGCGACCAATTCCGTGTCGGCCGGCACCTCTTCCGCTTCGAGTCCGGAGGCGCCGCATGA
- a CDS encoding GntG family PLP-dependent aldolase, with amino-acid sequence MSTIDLRSDTVTRPDPAMRQAMAQAEVGDDIYGEDPTARALEARVAELLGKEAALFVPSGTMGNQIALLVHCRPGDDVVVGEDAHCMLYESGAAAAIAGVQFSIAGRGGLFDVPELETALRPPAAFYMPRTRLVALENTHNRGGGVVWPAAQQARVITRAKALGLATHLDGARIWNAAVRDGVSPASLAAGFDTVSVCFSKGLGAPVGSAIVGSRAAIEEARRQRKMLGGAMRQVGVLCAAALHALEHNLGRLAEDHDNARRLAEGLAQLDEVSIEVDRVHTNIVCFDVEDAHGFVERARQAGVLLNAMTSTMVRAVTHLHITREDIDRALAALS; translated from the coding sequence ATGAGCACAATCGACCTCCGATCGGACACCGTCACCCGACCCGACCCAGCGATGCGCCAAGCGATGGCGCAGGCGGAGGTGGGCGACGACATCTACGGCGAAGACCCCACCGCGCGTGCGCTCGAGGCGCGGGTGGCGGAGCTGCTCGGCAAGGAGGCGGCGCTCTTCGTCCCCTCGGGCACGATGGGCAACCAGATCGCGCTCCTCGTGCACTGTCGCCCGGGCGACGACGTGGTCGTCGGGGAGGACGCCCACTGCATGCTCTACGAGTCGGGGGCGGCGGCGGCGATCGCCGGGGTGCAGTTCTCGATCGCGGGGCGAGGCGGGCTCTTCGATGTGCCCGAGCTGGAGACGGCGCTCCGCCCGCCCGCGGCGTTCTACATGCCGCGCACGCGGCTGGTGGCGCTCGAGAACACCCACAACCGGGGCGGGGGCGTCGTGTGGCCGGCGGCGCAGCAGGCGCGCGTGATCACCCGGGCCAAGGCCCTCGGCCTCGCGACCCACCTCGACGGAGCGCGGATCTGGAACGCCGCCGTGCGCGATGGAGTGAGCCCGGCGTCCCTCGCGGCCGGCTTCGACACGGTGAGCGTCTGCTTCTCGAAGGGGCTGGGCGCGCCGGTCGGCTCCGCCATCGTGGGCAGCCGCGCGGCCATCGAGGAGGCGCGTCGGCAGCGCAAGATGCTCGGGGGGGCGATGCGCCAGGTCGGCGTCCTCTGCGCCGCCGCGCTGCACGCGCTCGAGCACAACCTCGGGCGCCTCGCCGAGGACCACGACAACGCGCGCCGGCTCGCGGAGGGCCTGGCGCAGCTCGACGAGGTGTCCATCGAGGTCGACCGCGTGCACACCAACATCGTCTGCTTCGACGTGGAGGACGCGCACGGCTTCGTGGAGCGCGCGCGCCAGGCCGGGGTGCTCCTGAACGCGATGACGTCGACGATGGTGCGCGCGGTCACGCACCTGCACATCACGCGCGAAGACATCGACCGGGCCCTCGCGGCGCTGTCCTGA
- a CDS encoding response regulator — MSLAPTSDASFRLLIERLPDAVVVHRGGRVIYANPAAAALLGAASAEALIGTSAIGMVHPRDRNRVLARIEALEGGQATHLAPTQESLVRADGTEVIAEVAAIRVTFDGEPATAVLGRDLSERRRLERQLARAEKLAAVGALAGGVAHEINNPLTVVLDGLGEVVEGLGPRDRAVDLDELLQAAQRAYDSAMRAADIVSDLALLAGGRHEQEAAIELGDLLDAAQRAAVSETGVEVPVRRSGDALPRIAGRPETLLRMFTRLLARAAIEARAECAIGLEARVDGHRVVLEIAYPTNAPSVAGLDPFELGDEPAALELAVAHQVVADHRGELDVLRHAGEKRLRISMPVGLPTGIFARAVSPLPDAEIAGRASILVVDDEPLVARALERMLRADYEVRVVGPAEVLGALASASPDLVITDLMMPDVTGMDLVEHIDARRPDLSERVVLMTGGAFTPRARALVDSQRFPLLEKPFRRDHVLQTIRAALRRPREGSVRASS; from the coding sequence GTGTCACTCGCCCCCACCTCCGACGCCAGCTTCCGACTGCTCATCGAGCGGCTCCCGGACGCCGTCGTGGTGCACCGGGGCGGGCGCGTCATCTACGCGAACCCGGCCGCCGCCGCGCTGCTCGGCGCCGCGTCCGCCGAGGCGCTGATCGGGACGAGCGCGATCGGCATGGTGCACCCCCGCGATCGCAACCGGGTGCTCGCGCGGATCGAGGCGCTCGAGGGCGGACAGGCCACGCACCTGGCGCCGACGCAGGAGTCGCTCGTTCGCGCCGACGGGACCGAGGTCATCGCGGAGGTCGCCGCCATCCGCGTGACCTTCGACGGCGAGCCCGCGACGGCCGTGCTGGGGCGCGATCTATCCGAACGCCGCCGCCTCGAGCGGCAGCTCGCGCGGGCGGAGAAGCTCGCCGCGGTGGGCGCGCTCGCCGGAGGCGTCGCGCACGAGATCAACAACCCGCTGACGGTGGTGCTGGACGGCTTGGGGGAGGTCGTCGAGGGGCTCGGGCCGCGCGATCGCGCGGTGGACCTGGACGAGCTGCTCCAGGCGGCGCAGCGCGCGTACGACAGCGCGATGCGCGCGGCCGACATCGTCTCCGACCTGGCCTTGCTCGCCGGCGGACGGCACGAACAAGAGGCGGCCATCGAGCTCGGAGATCTCCTCGACGCGGCCCAGCGCGCGGCGGTGTCGGAGACGGGGGTCGAGGTCCCGGTGCGCCGCAGCGGTGACGCCCTGCCGCGCATCGCGGGGCGGCCCGAGACGCTCCTGCGCATGTTCACCAGGCTGCTCGCGCGCGCGGCGATCGAGGCGCGCGCGGAGTGTGCCATCGGGCTCGAGGCGCGCGTGGACGGCCACCGCGTCGTGCTCGAGATCGCCTACCCGACCAACGCGCCGAGCGTCGCGGGCCTGGACCCGTTCGAGCTCGGCGACGAGCCGGCCGCGCTCGAGCTCGCGGTGGCGCACCAGGTCGTCGCGGACCACCGGGGCGAGCTCGACGTGCTGCGCCACGCGGGGGAGAAGCGGCTCCGGATCTCGATGCCCGTGGGCCTGCCGACCGGCATCTTCGCCCGCGCCGTCTCACCCCTGCCGGACGCCGAGATCGCCGGGCGGGCTTCCATCCTGGTGGTCGACGACGAGCCGCTCGTGGCGCGCGCGCTCGAGCGCATGTTGCGCGCCGACTACGAGGTCCGCGTCGTCGGTCCCGCCGAGGTGCTCGGGGCGCTCGCCAGCGCGAGCCCCGACCTCGTGATCACCGACCTCATGATGCCGGACGTGACCGGCATGGACCTGGTGGAGCACATCGACGCGCGCCGCCCCGATCTGTCGGAGCGCGTGGTCCTGATGACCGGGGGCGCGTTCACGCCCCGCGCGCGGGCGCTGGTCGACTCGCAGCGCTTCCCGCTGCTCGAGAAGCCCTTCCGCCGGGACCACGTGCTGCAGACGATCCGCGCCGCGCTCCGCCGGCCCCGCGAAGGCTCGGTGCGCGCGTCCTCCTGA
- a CDS encoding alkaline phosphatase D family protein, producing the protein MGDDAAAPLLADRPALFGRGPFFERTLERTVGAGRVDRRSARLFARSPHAGAHRFEIRSLDDDGDRHDAQVEPPNPRVTDGTFSLLYPQEAPGGRALEPATRYAFTVTYVASGDVLGEGAFRTAPEPGSRAARRFTFGVASCHNPFNGDGRLDAAALRTLAVAPEALEAAGASRLLLMGDQVYGDLPASLSLFDPTFFRTVAPPHRETIFDCTRDEVRSLFHERHRIFWKTDRFTDLMRGWATHPILDDHEIVDNFGSAPEHGTARWAAIREGALDAFHDYQARRVFGERRPPSFHHGFRHGDFAAFVMDLRSQRHVDGDSLWLFERSQLADLRAFMRANGDARALVIVLSVPILHVPDWMATLGGDLTGEGSDASDRWSHERAHGSRDALLALLEEHQEAHPEQRLVLVGGDIHVGCAVQFRWKESSARAVQLVSSALSNHQGLAHRIAAESAPAMRSVMGKGRRLYAEATLIEGTNGATRNPFGGLNFGVVDLETEGDETSVRLRLMSADEATMPSPITVFDSGAL; encoded by the coding sequence ATGGGAGACGACGCAGCGGCCCCCCTACTGGCCGATCGCCCCGCGCTCTTCGGGCGGGGTCCATTCTTCGAGCGAACGCTGGAGCGGACGGTGGGCGCAGGCCGGGTCGATCGGCGATCGGCGCGGCTCTTCGCCCGGAGCCCGCACGCAGGCGCGCACCGCTTCGAGATCCGCTCGCTCGACGACGACGGCGACCGCCACGACGCGCAGGTCGAGCCGCCCAACCCGCGAGTGACCGACGGCACGTTCTCGCTGCTCTACCCGCAGGAGGCTCCCGGAGGTCGCGCGCTCGAGCCAGCCACGCGCTACGCCTTCACCGTCACTTACGTCGCGTCGGGCGACGTCCTCGGAGAGGGCGCCTTCCGCACCGCGCCGGAGCCGGGGTCGAGGGCCGCGCGCCGCTTCACGTTCGGGGTCGCGAGCTGTCACAACCCGTTCAACGGAGACGGTCGCCTCGACGCGGCCGCGCTGCGCACGCTGGCGGTGGCGCCCGAGGCGCTCGAGGCGGCCGGCGCCTCGCGGCTCCTGCTGATGGGCGACCAGGTGTACGGCGACCTGCCGGCCTCGCTCTCGCTCTTCGACCCGACGTTCTTCCGGACGGTCGCGCCGCCCCACCGGGAGACGATCTTCGACTGCACCCGCGACGAGGTCCGCAGCCTCTTTCACGAGCGGCACCGCATCTTCTGGAAGACCGACCGCTTCACCGACCTGATGCGCGGCTGGGCGACCCACCCCATCCTCGACGACCACGAGATCGTCGACAACTTCGGCTCCGCGCCGGAGCACGGGACCGCGCGCTGGGCCGCGATCCGCGAAGGGGCGCTGGACGCGTTCCACGACTACCAGGCGCGGCGCGTGTTCGGAGAGCGGCGCCCTCCCTCGTTCCATCACGGCTTCCGCCACGGCGACTTCGCGGCGTTCGTGATGGACCTGCGCAGTCAGCGGCACGTGGACGGCGACAGCCTCTGGCTGTTCGAGCGCTCGCAGCTGGCCGACCTGCGCGCCTTCATGCGGGCCAACGGAGACGCGCGCGCGTTGGTGATCGTGCTGAGCGTCCCCATCCTCCACGTGCCCGACTGGATGGCCACCCTCGGCGGTGACCTCACGGGCGAGGGGAGCGACGCCTCCGATCGATGGTCGCACGAGCGCGCCCACGGGAGCCGAGACGCGCTGCTCGCGCTGCTCGAGGAGCACCAGGAGGCCCACCCCGAGCAGCGCCTGGTGCTGGTCGGGGGAGACATCCACGTGGGCTGCGCGGTGCAGTTCCGATGGAAAGAGAGCAGCGCGCGCGCCGTGCAACTGGTGTCGAGCGCGCTCTCGAACCACCAGGGGCTCGCGCACCGCATCGCCGCCGAGTCCGCGCCCGCCATGCGCTCGGTGATGGGCAAGGGGCGGCGGCTCTACGCGGAGGCCACGCTCATCGAGGGCACGAACGGCGCGACCCGCAACCCCTTCGGGGGGCTCAACTTCGGCGTGGTGGATCTGGAGACCGAAGGCGACGAGACCTCGGTGCGGCTCCGGCTGATGAGCGCGGACGAGGCCACGATGCCGAGCCCGATCACCGTCTTCGACAGCGGCGCGCTCTGA